A window of Dyella terrae contains these coding sequences:
- a CDS encoding methyl-accepting chemotaxis protein, which translates to MTSPLQYVDRLSLRAKVWLVVAFVIAGLMALTVMSSVTSRRQQIKARVSSLSDQVATAAAVMQSYYDRAKAGEFSEAEAQKRALATLQAMRWHNGTGYVFVFDGQYVLRMHPVLGKDVGRNVREDKDPNGYPLYQQMLAVDRKLGGGTTEYVWPMPPDKKLEPKLTYSAWFKPWDMHIGSGAYFVDIDAQFREALEEDLLEAFLVAFLVIAVVWRSVHSIRLSIGGEPAFALQMAGRIADGDLCSKDVMAFPPGSMLDALERMRGKLVEIVGQVQQGSLVVSTAAEQISRGNDDLSHRTQEQASSLEETAASMEEMTSVVRQSADNASHADQLARTARQQAERGGEVALRTSGAMRDIEQASRQITDIVQLIDEIAFQTNLLALNAAVEAARAGEQGRGFAVVATEVRNLAQRSATAAREIKALIGDTVEKVQVGSALVDESGQVLATIVDGVKRVTDIVAEIAAASQEQSGGIDQVNRAVMQMDEVTQQNAALVEEAAAAARAMQEQAGVLQRQVGYFRLDDLPVGPDRKSTPVAAPARRVAQARPVAVMADGWNEF; encoded by the coding sequence ATGACGTCTCCATTGCAGTATGTCGATCGCCTTAGCCTGCGGGCCAAGGTGTGGCTGGTTGTTGCCTTCGTCATTGCCGGACTGATGGCCCTGACGGTCATGTCGTCAGTGACCAGCCGGCGCCAGCAGATCAAAGCGCGTGTCAGTTCCTTGTCGGACCAGGTGGCGACGGCCGCTGCCGTGATGCAGAGCTACTACGATCGCGCCAAGGCCGGCGAATTCAGCGAGGCCGAAGCCCAGAAGCGCGCGCTGGCGACGCTTCAGGCCATGCGCTGGCACAACGGCACCGGCTACGTGTTCGTCTTTGACGGACAGTACGTGCTGCGGATGCATCCGGTACTGGGCAAGGACGTTGGACGCAACGTGCGCGAGGACAAGGATCCGAACGGCTACCCGCTGTACCAGCAAATGCTGGCGGTCGATCGCAAGCTCGGTGGCGGCACGACGGAATACGTCTGGCCCATGCCGCCGGACAAAAAACTCGAACCGAAGCTGACCTATAGCGCCTGGTTCAAGCCATGGGACATGCACATCGGGTCCGGCGCGTACTTCGTCGATATCGATGCGCAGTTCCGCGAGGCGCTGGAGGAAGACCTGCTGGAGGCTTTCCTCGTCGCCTTCCTGGTGATTGCCGTGGTGTGGCGCTCCGTACACAGCATCCGTCTGAGCATCGGTGGCGAGCCGGCATTCGCGTTGCAGATGGCCGGGCGCATCGCTGATGGCGATCTGTGCAGCAAGGATGTCATGGCGTTTCCGCCCGGCAGCATGCTGGATGCACTGGAGCGCATGCGCGGCAAGCTGGTCGAGATCGTGGGGCAGGTGCAGCAGGGATCGCTGGTCGTGTCGACGGCCGCCGAGCAGATCTCGCGTGGCAATGACGATCTGTCCCATCGCACGCAGGAGCAGGCTTCCAGCCTCGAAGAAACTGCCGCATCCATGGAGGAAATGACCTCCGTCGTGCGCCAGAGCGCGGACAACGCCAGTCACGCCGATCAGCTGGCCCGCACGGCCCGCCAGCAGGCCGAGCGCGGCGGCGAGGTGGCCCTGCGTACCAGTGGCGCCATGCGCGATATCGAGCAGGCGAGCCGCCAGATCACCGACATCGTCCAGCTGATCGACGAGATTGCCTTCCAGACCAACCTGCTGGCGCTCAACGCAGCCGTCGAAGCGGCCCGTGCCGGCGAGCAGGGGCGTGGCTTCGCCGTGGTGGCCACGGAAGTGCGCAACCTGGCCCAGCGCAGCGCGACGGCCGCCCGCGAGATCAAGGCGCTGATTGGGGACACGGTGGAGAAGGTGCAGGTGGGTTCGGCACTGGTCGACGAATCCGGCCAGGTGCTGGCGACGATTGTCGATGGCGTCAAGCGCGTGACCGACATCGTGGCGGAGATCGCGGCGGCCAGCCAGGAGCAGTCGGGCGGCATCGACCAGGTCAATCGCGCCGTCATGCAGATGGATGAAGTGACGCAGCAGAACGCGGCGCTGGTGGAAGAAGCAGCCGCGGCGGCCCGCGCCATGCAGGAGCAGGCCGGTGTGTTGCAACGCCAGGTGGGGTACTTCCGTCTGGACGATCTGCCGGTGGGCCCGGATCGCAAATCCACCCCGGTGGCGGCTCCCGCACGGCGCGTTGCACAGGCCCGCCCGGTGGCCGTGATGGCCGATGGCTGGAACGAGTTTTAG
- a CDS encoding chemotaxis protein CheW, which produces MSDNTRSDVLQSQYLTVNLAHEEYGIDILAVREIRGWSPVTRIPQAPHYVLGVLNLRGAIVPVLDLRLRFGLEREEYTQTTVTVIVTVAGRLFGVVVDAVSDVMDVASDRIRPVPDMGTAVDTEYLKGLTSVAERMVLLLDVDKLLHPQDAQMLEAALPAASDVKAVA; this is translated from the coding sequence ATGTCCGATAACACCCGGAGCGATGTGCTCCAGTCGCAGTACCTCACCGTGAACCTCGCCCACGAGGAATACGGCATCGACATCCTGGCGGTGCGCGAGATTCGCGGCTGGTCGCCGGTGACGCGCATCCCGCAGGCCCCGCATTACGTGCTGGGCGTGCTGAACCTGCGCGGCGCCATCGTGCCAGTGCTCGACCTGCGACTGCGCTTCGGCCTGGAGCGCGAGGAGTACACCCAGACGACGGTGACCGTGATCGTCACGGTGGCCGGTCGCCTGTTCGGCGTGGTGGTCGATGCCGTGTCCGACGTCATGGACGTGGCCTCCGATCGCATTCGTCCGGTGCCTGACATGGGCACCGCCGTGGATACCGAATATCTGAAGGGGCTTACGTCGGTTGCCGAACGGATGGTCCTTCTGCTCGACGTGGACAAGCTCTTGCATCCGCAAGACGCACAGATGCTGGAAGCCGCCTTGCCCGCGGCATCCGATGTAAAGGCCGTGGCCTGA
- a CDS encoding methyl-accepting chemotaxis protein: protein MKIPSIKFKLPAMTVRNRLRGVLAMLGIMLVGGAAIGLGSMHLQNEGMRQMYDNELVPTEMVSRISTRSLMSFITLGEGTALLAKPDALQQKLNEYDKYQAEMDGIKKEFAAMPKTATVQAQYDKWRSTDQDYVDAKNELVDALKQKDPGSNDILEMQVRPLMMERQDALAKLVETQRNEAKAIFDAQVTRYEWIRLVSLIALFGGLLVAVIIAVMLIRSIVGTLTHAVMVANEIANGKLGHEINVTRTDELGELLQAFRTMDDRLAAIVGEVRHGSSAVSTAAQQIARGNDDLSQRTQEQASSLEETASSMEEMTSTVKQNAENASHANQLARGAREQAERGGEVVTQAVVAMREINDSSRKISDIVSLIDEIAFQTNLLALNAAVEAARAGEQGRGFAVVATEVRNLAQRSAGAAKEIKGLIADSADKVRTGTSLVDQSGKALAEIVDSVKKVTDIVAEIAAASQEQSAGIDQVNNAVTQMDEMTQQNAALVEEAAAAARAMQEQAVELARQVDFFRVSNEAVVERKVDSTKAEVEAVFAAVRNSAPVARPQRAAEAADAGVWKEF, encoded by the coding sequence ATGAAAATTCCTTCTATCAAGTTCAAGCTTCCCGCCATGACCGTCCGCAACCGCCTCCGCGGCGTGCTGGCCATGCTCGGCATCATGCTGGTCGGCGGTGCCGCGATCGGTCTCGGCAGCATGCATCTTCAGAATGAAGGCATGCGCCAGATGTACGACAACGAGCTGGTGCCGACCGAAATGGTCAGCCGCATCAGCACGCGCTCGCTGATGTCGTTCATCACCCTGGGTGAAGGTACGGCCCTGCTGGCCAAGCCGGACGCGTTGCAGCAGAAGCTCAACGAGTACGACAAGTACCAGGCCGAAATGGATGGCATCAAGAAAGAATTCGCGGCGATGCCGAAGACGGCCACCGTGCAGGCCCAGTACGACAAGTGGCGCTCGACGGATCAGGACTACGTCGATGCCAAGAACGAGCTCGTCGATGCGCTGAAGCAGAAGGATCCGGGCTCCAACGACATCCTCGAAATGCAGGTTCGCCCGCTGATGATGGAGCGCCAGGACGCCCTGGCGAAGCTGGTCGAAACGCAGCGTAACGAAGCCAAGGCCATTTTCGATGCGCAGGTGACGCGCTACGAGTGGATTCGCCTGGTGAGCCTTATCGCGCTCTTCGGCGGCCTGCTGGTGGCTGTGATTATCGCCGTCATGCTGATCCGTTCGATCGTCGGCACGCTCACCCACGCAGTGATGGTCGCCAACGAGATTGCCAACGGCAAGCTCGGCCACGAAATCAACGTGACCCGCACGGACGAACTGGGCGAGCTGCTTCAGGCCTTCCGCACGATGGACGACCGCCTCGCCGCCATCGTTGGCGAGGTGCGCCACGGCTCCAGCGCCGTCAGCACCGCCGCCCAGCAGATCGCCCGCGGCAACGACGACCTGAGTCAGCGTACGCAGGAACAGGCCTCGAGCCTGGAAGAAACCGCCTCGTCGATGGAGGAAATGACCTCTACCGTGAAGCAGAATGCCGAGAACGCCAGCCACGCCAATCAGCTTGCCCGCGGTGCCCGCGAACAGGCCGAGCGCGGCGGTGAGGTGGTCACGCAGGCCGTGGTGGCCATGCGCGAAATCAATGATTCGAGCCGCAAGATTTCCGACATCGTCAGCCTGATCGACGAAATCGCCTTCCAGACCAACCTGCTGGCATTGAACGCCGCCGTGGAAGCGGCGCGCGCCGGCGAGCAGGGCCGCGGCTTCGCCGTGGTGGCCACGGAAGTGCGTAACCTGGCGCAGCGCAGTGCTGGCGCAGCCAAGGAGATCAAGGGTCTGATCGCCGACAGTGCCGACAAGGTGCGCACCGGTACCTCGTTGGTGGACCAGTCGGGCAAGGCGCTGGCCGAGATCGTGGACAGCGTAAAGAAGGTTACCGACATCGTCGCCGAGATCGCTGCTGCCAGCCAGGAGCAGTCGGCCGGCATCGACCAGGTGAACAACGCCGTCACCCAGATGGACGAAATGACCCAGCAGAACGCCGCGCTGGTCGAAGAAGCCGCTGCCGCTGCACGCGCCATGCAGGAGCAGGCGGTTGAGCTGGCGCGCCAGGTGGACTTCTTCCGCGTGTCGAACGAGGCCGTGGTGGAGCGCAAGGTCGATTCGACCAAGGCCGAAGTCGAGGCCGTGTTCGCCGCCGTGCGCAACTCGGCGCCGGTCGCCAGGCCGCAGCGCGCGGCTGAAGCGGCTGACGCTGGCGTCTGGAAGGAGTTCTGA
- a CDS encoding CheR family methyltransferase, with product MSATVSREGNASVAGVNGPVLGDADFRFLREFVLQHCGIALSEQKRQLVQGRLLRRLRALNMKDFGSYCDLLRRDPDGEMGDLASAISTNVTSFFRESHHYDLLEKTLIPQWLAHKRRQGDRLRIWSAGCSTGEEPYALAMVLAEALEKHGAPFDAKILATDLSPQALQGAREGVYSLDKMDGISAERRRRWFLRGEGSYEGLACIHPRLRELVTIQPLNLLHDWPMAGLFDAIFCRNVVIYFDKPTKERLFSRYAKQLEPEGYLFLGHSESMHGLSDDFDLVGRTVYRKRAS from the coding sequence ATGTCCGCCACGGTCAGTCGTGAAGGAAATGCCTCCGTGGCGGGCGTCAACGGGCCTGTGCTGGGCGATGCCGACTTCCGCTTTCTCCGCGAATTCGTGTTGCAACATTGCGGCATTGCGCTGAGCGAGCAGAAGCGGCAGCTGGTGCAGGGTCGTCTGTTGCGCCGCCTGCGCGCACTGAACATGAAGGATTTCGGCAGCTACTGCGACCTGCTACGTCGTGATCCGGATGGCGAAATGGGCGATCTGGCCAGCGCCATCAGCACCAACGTCACCTCGTTCTTCCGCGAATCGCATCACTACGACCTGCTGGAGAAGACGCTGATTCCGCAGTGGTTGGCGCACAAGCGCCGCCAAGGCGATCGCTTGCGCATCTGGTCGGCCGGTTGCTCGACCGGTGAAGAGCCGTATGCACTCGCGATGGTGCTGGCCGAGGCGCTCGAAAAGCATGGCGCCCCGTTTGATGCGAAGATCCTGGCGACCGATCTCTCGCCTCAGGCTTTGCAAGGCGCACGCGAAGGGGTGTATTCCCTCGACAAGATGGATGGCATCTCCGCAGAGCGTCGCCGCCGCTGGTTCCTGCGCGGCGAGGGCAGTTACGAAGGCTTGGCATGCATCCATCCGCGCCTGCGCGAGCTGGTGACGATCCAGCCGCTGAACCTCTTGCACGACTGGCCGATGGCCGGCTTGTTCGATGCGATCTTCTGCCGCAACGTGGTGATCTACTTCGACAAGCCGACCAAGGAGCGCCTCTTCAGCCGCTACGCGAAGCAGCTGGAGCCCGAAGGCTATCTGTTCCTCGGCCATTCCGAATCCATGCATGGCCTCAGTGACGATTTCGATCTGGTGGGGCGTACGGTCTACCGGAAGCGCGCGTCATGA